One genomic window of Gracilinema caldarium DSM 7334 includes the following:
- a CDS encoding sugar ABC transporter ATP-binding protein — translation MENIEILSMVNISKYFPGVRALSQVNFSLKSGEIHALMGQNGAGKSTLIKIMTGVYQPDSGHMYLRGESIKVESPEHAQTLGIATVYQEVNLCPNVTVAENLLLGREPRNLIGIKWKHLFEEAHKIIKEKLDLDLDTTKPLGSYSLAIQQMIAIARSLCVKSDILILDEPTSSLDEAEVERLFYILRKLKNEGMAILFITHFIDQVYAVSDRITVLRNGEYIGTAEASALSKLELISMMVGKDPAELAATATRQEVKLSHGTEELLKVDGLGRTGYLKPINISLKKGEVLGLAGLLGSGRTETAKLIFGAERALEGKLFRNGQEVALSAPRDAIMVGMGFCPEDRKTEGLIGDLSIRENIILALQAKQGILKYIPRKTQEEIANQFIKELGIKTPDAERPVKTLSGGNQQKVLLARWLATKPAILILDEPTRGIDVAAKSEILQRILQLRNEGLSIIFISSELEEVSAISDRVAVFRDKKKIAEIEGTEINEHTIMRLIAQEELENEKQVKAN, via the coding sequence ATGGAAAATATTGAAATTCTTTCCATGGTTAACATTTCAAAGTATTTTCCCGGAGTCAGGGCCCTTTCACAGGTTAATTTTTCCTTAAAAAGCGGAGAAATTCATGCCCTTATGGGGCAGAATGGAGCCGGGAAATCCACATTAATAAAAATAATGACCGGAGTATATCAACCTGACTCGGGTCACATGTATCTTCGAGGGGAAAGCATAAAAGTAGAATCCCCTGAACATGCTCAGACCCTGGGAATCGCGACCGTTTACCAGGAAGTAAATCTTTGCCCCAATGTAACAGTTGCAGAGAACCTTTTGCTCGGACGAGAACCACGGAATCTCATAGGTATTAAATGGAAGCATCTTTTTGAGGAAGCCCATAAAATTATTAAAGAAAAATTGGACCTTGATCTGGACACAACAAAACCTCTTGGTTCTTACTCTCTGGCAATTCAACAAATGATCGCTATTGCCCGATCCCTCTGTGTGAAATCGGACATTTTAATACTTGATGAACCAACTTCGAGTCTTGATGAAGCCGAAGTTGAGCGGCTGTTTTACATTTTGCGTAAGTTAAAAAATGAAGGAATGGCGATTCTCTTTATAACTCATTTCATAGATCAGGTATATGCCGTATCCGATCGGATTACGGTTCTGCGGAACGGCGAATACATAGGAACCGCAGAGGCCTCTGCATTATCCAAACTCGAACTCATTAGCATGATGGTTGGTAAGGATCCAGCAGAACTTGCAGCAACAGCAACCAGGCAGGAAGTAAAACTTTCCCATGGTACCGAGGAGCTTCTTAAAGTTGATGGATTGGGCCGTACTGGCTATCTTAAACCCATCAACATAAGCTTAAAAAAAGGCGAAGTTCTCGGCCTGGCAGGGTTACTCGGCTCAGGACGTACGGAGACTGCAAAACTGATATTCGGGGCCGAACGGGCACTTGAAGGTAAATTATTCCGGAATGGGCAGGAAGTTGCCTTATCCGCCCCCCGGGATGCCATTATGGTTGGAATGGGATTCTGTCCGGAGGACAGAAAAACCGAAGGCCTTATTGGCGACCTTTCCATCCGGGAGAATATCATACTCGCATTGCAGGCAAAACAGGGTATCCTAAAATACATACCCCGGAAGACTCAGGAGGAAATTGCAAATCAGTTTATTAAAGAACTGGGTATAAAGACCCCCGATGCGGAACGACCGGTCAAAACCCTATCCGGCGGCAACCAGCAGAAGGTACTACTTGCCCGATGGCTTGCAACAAAACCGGCTATACTCATTTTAGATGAACCAACCAGAGGAATTGATGTGGCCGCCAAAAGTGAAATTCTACAACGTATTTTACAATTAAGGAATGAAGGCCTGTCGATAATATTCATTTCATCGGAGTTGGAAGAAGTATCAGCTATCAGCGACCGGGTTGCGGTTTTCCGGGATAAAAAAAAGATTGCTGAAATAGAAGGTACTGAAATTAATGAGCATACCATTATGCGTCTTATTGCCCAGGAGGAGCTAGAAAATGAAAAACAAGTTAAAGCGAATTAA
- a CDS encoding alpha-galactosidase, whose amino-acid sequence MSITYSPEHNVFHLKTIHSSYIIQIVRGKYVAHLGWYSILQEWNGSYSLQFIDRSFSPNPEPDDRTFSLDTLPQEYPGYGRTDFRSPAYTIQYQDGSRVADLWYKEYRIIKGKPGLDKLPGTYIENNQEADTLEIILFDPVGRLRCILSYTVWNEFDVITRNVRFINDSENCISLLQTMSFSLDFPNKKYKLLQLSGAHCRERHIYTRSLVPGMQSIESRRGTSSHQQNPFIAILSPDADEDHGEVFGFNLVYSGNFLAQVEVDQFEMIRVMMGINPLNFNWVLNPGEQFQTPEVVMVYSRNGLGDMSRTFHDLYRKRLCRGKYRDTVRPILINNWEGTYFDFNEDKLVSLAKEAAPLGIELFVLDDGWFDNRKDDKRSLGDWFPDKHKLPGGLKTLAEEINKLGMKFGIWVEPEMVSVESRLYKTHPDWCLHVPNRSRSEGRNQLVLDLTRREVREYIIETITMVLSSAPISYVKWDMNRHLTEIGSSAFSSSQQGEISHRYVLGLYEILERITSSFPDILFESCSGGGGRFDPGMLYYMPQTWTSDNTDAISRIYIQKGTTIPYPAITMGAHVSTVPNHQTGRVVPLSLRGAVAMAGNFGYELDLTRLTEADKTEIKEQVSFYKEIRPLVQFGDLYRLDNEEFPLVYTSWSYVSKDKREVLVTFVLLRTEANDVFRIVRLKGLQSNYKYRLLGDGKVFWGEELMQVGLLLPYPLQENQSIIFRFRAE is encoded by the coding sequence ATGAGTATTACCTATTCGCCTGAGCATAACGTGTTTCATCTAAAAACCATACATTCAAGTTATATTATTCAGATTGTTCGTGGAAAATATGTTGCGCATCTTGGTTGGTATAGTATCTTGCAAGAATGGAATGGGTCGTATTCATTACAGTTTATAGATCGCTCGTTTTCTCCTAATCCTGAACCGGATGACAGGACTTTTTCTTTAGATACATTACCACAAGAATATCCTGGATATGGAAGAACAGATTTTCGCTCGCCAGCCTATACAATTCAGTATCAAGATGGCAGCAGAGTTGCTGACTTATGGTATAAAGAATATCGTATTATAAAAGGGAAACCAGGTTTAGATAAATTGCCTGGTACATATATAGAAAATAATCAAGAAGCAGACACGCTGGAAATTATTCTATTTGATCCAGTAGGAAGATTGCGTTGTATTCTTTCATATACAGTTTGGAATGAATTTGATGTCATTACAAGAAATGTCAGATTTATAAATGATTCAGAAAATTGCATCTCCTTATTACAAACAATGAGTTTTAGTCTTGATTTTCCCAATAAAAAGTATAAGCTCTTACAGCTATCAGGGGCCCACTGCCGTGAACGTCATATATATACCCGATCTCTGGTTCCAGGAATGCAATCCATAGAAAGTCGTCGAGGAACCAGTAGTCATCAACAGAACCCATTTATTGCTATTCTTTCTCCTGATGCTGATGAAGACCACGGTGAAGTTTTTGGTTTTAATCTGGTTTATTCAGGCAATTTCCTTGCTCAGGTAGAAGTAGATCAATTTGAAATGATACGAGTTATGATGGGAATTAACCCGCTGAATTTTAATTGGGTTTTAAATCCGGGGGAACAATTCCAGACACCAGAAGTTGTAATGGTTTATAGTAGAAACGGTTTGGGAGACATGTCCCGGACATTTCATGATTTATATCGGAAACGTTTGTGCCGGGGAAAATACCGTGATACGGTTCGTCCGATACTCATTAATAATTGGGAAGGTACCTACTTCGATTTTAACGAAGATAAATTAGTCTCTCTTGCAAAAGAGGCAGCCCCTCTCGGAATAGAATTATTTGTTCTCGATGATGGCTGGTTTGACAACAGAAAAGATGATAAACGCTCTCTTGGTGATTGGTTTCCTGATAAACACAAATTACCAGGCGGGTTAAAAACTTTAGCTGAAGAGATCAACAAGCTTGGCATGAAATTTGGTATTTGGGTAGAGCCAGAGATGGTATCTGTTGAAAGTAGATTATATAAAACGCATCCAGATTGGTGTCTGCATGTTCCCAATCGTTCACGTTCCGAAGGACGGAACCAGTTAGTGCTCGATTTGACACGTCGCGAAGTAAGAGAGTATATAATTGAAACAATCACGATGGTTTTAAGCAGTGCTCCAATATCGTATGTTAAATGGGATATGAATAGACATTTAACTGAGATCGGTTCATCTGCGTTTTCTTCCTCTCAACAAGGTGAAATCTCTCATCGTTATGTTCTTGGCCTCTATGAAATATTAGAACGGATTACCTCTTCATTTCCAGATATTCTTTTTGAAAGTTGTTCTGGAGGTGGCGGACGGTTTGATCCGGGCATGTTGTATTATATGCCTCAGACATGGACCAGTGATAATACAGATGCAATTTCTAGGATTTATATCCAAAAGGGTACAACTATCCCATATCCCGCAATTACTATGGGAGCCCATGTCTCCACTGTACCAAATCATCAGACCGGAAGAGTTGTCCCCTTATCGTTGCGTGGTGCGGTAGCAATGGCAGGCAATTTTGGTTATGAATTAGATTTAACAAGACTAACTGAAGCAGATAAAACAGAAATTAAAGAACAGGTATCATTTTATAAAGAGATACGCCCTCTTGTACAATTTGGTGATCTATATCGATTAGATAATGAAGAGTTCCCTTTAGTGTACACTTCATGGAGCTACGTATCAAAGGATAAACGAGAAGTATTGGTAACCTTTGTATTATTACGAACTGAAGCAAATGATGTTTTCAGAATAGTGCGATTGAAGGGATTACAATCAAACTATAAATACAGACTGTTAGGCGATGGGAAAGTATTTTGGGGAGAAGAATTAATGCAGGTGGGGTTATTATTACCCTATCCTTTACAGGAAAATCAAAGCATTATTTTCAGGTTTAGAGCTGAATAA
- a CDS encoding ABC transporter permease, with translation MKNKLKRINDTTLFWPFMVLLLLLLINAFLTKGFFSIEWKDGRFSGILVDILNRSTYIGIIAIGLTLVISTGGIDISVGSVVAISGAIAAYLIGGELILQGDQQVLVTRTPMGVAITAALLSALILGMWNGFLVSRLRIQPIVATLILMVAGRGIAQLVTNGQIITIYYKPYYFIGNGTFLGIPFSLYILLAVLILVILATRKTALGLFFESIGVNRTASRYSGIQEQRIVFWSYAFCAFCAGVSGLLVSSNVKSADGNNAGDLFELDAILAVVIGGTSLNGGKFNLAGSILGAVIIQTLTTTIYSIGVPPQVNLVIKSIVVFLVSMLQSENFRALFRFGRKSFQMRGAL, from the coding sequence ATGAAAAACAAGTTAAAGCGAATTAACGACACCACCTTATTCTGGCCCTTTATGGTCCTTCTTTTATTGTTATTGATTAATGCATTTTTAACGAAAGGATTTTTTTCAATTGAATGGAAGGATGGCCGGTTCTCCGGCATCCTTGTTGATATTCTAAATAGGTCTACCTATATCGGTATCATTGCCATTGGACTGACTCTGGTAATTTCCACCGGCGGAATCGATATATCGGTGGGATCCGTGGTTGCTATTTCCGGAGCTATTGCAGCATACCTTATCGGCGGAGAATTAATCTTGCAGGGGGACCAACAGGTACTAGTTACCCGGACCCCTATGGGAGTTGCTATTACAGCGGCTCTCTTATCCGCCCTTATTTTAGGGATGTGGAATGGGTTTCTCGTTTCACGACTCCGAATCCAGCCAATTGTAGCTACCCTGATCCTTATGGTCGCAGGAAGGGGCATCGCCCAGCTGGTTACCAACGGACAAATTATCACCATTTATTACAAACCTTACTATTTTATTGGAAACGGCACCTTTCTTGGCATCCCCTTTTCATTGTATATTCTGCTTGCTGTTCTGATACTGGTCATCCTCGCAACAAGAAAGACTGCCCTGGGACTCTTTTTTGAATCGATCGGCGTGAATAGAACTGCAAGCCGTTACTCAGGAATACAGGAACAACGGATCGTGTTCTGGTCTTATGCATTCTGTGCTTTCTGTGCCGGTGTCTCGGGGCTTCTAGTAAGTTCCAATGTAAAAAGTGCCGACGGAAACAACGCGGGAGACCTCTTTGAACTGGATGCCATTTTAGCAGTAGTTATTGGCGGTACTTCTCTAAATGGGGGCAAATTCAATCTGGCAGGCTCTATTCTCGGGGCGGTCATTATTCAGACCCTGACAACAACCATCTATTCTATCGGAGTACCGCCCCAGGTCAACTTAGTTATAAAGTCCATCGTTGTATTTTTAGTGAGCATGCTTCAGTCGGAAAACTTTAGAGCCCTGTTCCGCTTTGGCCGCAAGAGCTTTCAGATGAGAGGCGCTTTATGA
- a CDS encoding ABC transporter substrate-binding protein has translation MKKRSLVLMVMAIAISSMVFASGTSEDAKQSTSKSSGKVTIRYVLWDANQLPAYQKVAESFMAKNPNIQIKIEQLGWGDYWTALQTDMVSGTAPDVFTNHLAKYPDFSSKKQLVDITPLVKRDNVDTSIYMNGLAGLWATKDGKRYGLPKDWDTIAIVYNAEMLKAAGISEKEANELTWNPNDGGTFEKFIAKLSIDKNGKNGLDPSFDANNVVQYGIALNHSDDRGQAQFSPLAVSTGWMYTDGLYNANFHFDDPRFIKTIEWMVRVTKKGYMASYEDTVNGANSLFTSKKAATVFDGSWMIGYYTSSSPFKVGFAKLPVGPVGRRSMINGLADSIWVGTKHPEEAWQWVKYLASEEAQKIVGSYGVVFPAIKAGVDEALKAYTSKNINVTAFTDEANEKNGTFVYPVVENGVKISEIMTQTFDAIFIGKVTPEAGLKDANKKILDLFK, from the coding sequence ATGAAAAAGAGAAGCTTGGTTTTAATGGTTATGGCAATTGCCATATCCAGTATGGTGTTTGCTTCAGGCACCAGTGAGGATGCAAAACAGAGTACCAGTAAAAGTAGTGGGAAAGTTACCATACGATATGTACTCTGGGATGCGAATCAGTTACCCGCATATCAGAAAGTTGCGGAAAGCTTTATGGCAAAAAATCCCAACATTCAAATTAAAATTGAACAATTAGGGTGGGGGGATTATTGGACTGCACTGCAGACCGATATGGTCAGCGGTACTGCTCCAGATGTATTTACGAACCACCTGGCAAAATACCCGGACTTTTCTTCAAAAAAACAATTGGTAGACATTACTCCTCTTGTTAAGCGGGATAATGTAGATACTTCGATATACATGAATGGTTTAGCCGGACTCTGGGCAACAAAAGATGGTAAGCGATATGGGCTTCCGAAAGATTGGGATACTATTGCGATCGTTTATAATGCGGAAATGCTAAAGGCTGCAGGAATTTCTGAAAAGGAAGCAAATGAATTAACCTGGAATCCAAATGATGGTGGAACTTTTGAAAAATTTATCGCAAAACTTTCTATCGATAAAAATGGTAAAAATGGTCTAGATCCCAGTTTTGATGCAAATAATGTAGTTCAGTATGGAATAGCATTAAATCATAGTGATGACAGAGGGCAAGCACAATTTAGTCCTCTGGCCGTTAGTACTGGATGGATGTATACGGATGGACTGTACAATGCGAATTTCCATTTTGATGATCCGCGTTTTATTAAAACAATTGAATGGATGGTAAGGGTCACTAAAAAGGGCTATATGGCTTCCTATGAAGATACTGTAAACGGAGCAAATTCACTTTTTACGTCAAAAAAAGCTGCAACAGTATTCGATGGCTCCTGGATGATTGGCTATTATACCAGCAGTTCTCCCTTTAAGGTTGGTTTTGCCAAACTTCCCGTAGGGCCAGTTGGTCGACGCAGTATGATAAATGGTCTTGCGGATTCTATTTGGGTAGGTACAAAACATCCAGAAGAAGCCTGGCAATGGGTCAAATATCTCGCTTCAGAAGAGGCTCAGAAGATTGTTGGTAGTTATGGAGTTGTATTCCCCGCAATCAAAGCTGGTGTTGATGAAGCATTAAAAGCATATACTTCTAAAAACATCAATGTAACCGCCTTTACAGATGAAGCTAATGAGAAAAATGGTACCTTTGTATATCCAGTCGTTGAAAATGGAGTAAAAATCAGTGAAATAATGACTCAGACCTTCGATGCAATTTTTATCGGAAAGGTGACTCCTGAAGCTGGACTTAAGGACGCGAATAAAAAAATTCTTGATCTGTTTAAATAA
- the yjfF gene encoding galactofuranose ABC transporter, permease protein YjfF, translated as MKQIDRKHLPFIVTVSLFIVMYSAGSIAYPNFLSIQVFINLFIDNAFLGIAAVGMTFVILSGGIDLSMGSVVALVTMISADLLRKDVPPAVVIPVVLLAASGIGLFQGIMIQFFKVQPFIATLAGMFFARGACYLISIDTINIENDWYRDVSMAAIELPTGDFISVNVLIFVVFAIVGWWLLRFTRFGRTVYAIGGSEQSALLMGLPVNRTKVLIYTFNGFCSGLAGIVFTFYMLSGYALHCKDLHMDAIAAVVMGGTLLTGGVGSIGGSIMGVLILGTIQTIINFQGTLSSWWTRIVVGILIFAFILMQSLLNRPMKVTNKNSKQEQNAA; from the coding sequence ATGAAACAGATTGATAGAAAACATCTGCCCTTTATTGTCACCGTGAGTCTCTTTATTGTAATGTACAGTGCTGGTTCCATCGCCTACCCAAATTTTCTTTCAATCCAGGTGTTCATCAACCTGTTTATTGATAATGCCTTTTTAGGGATTGCGGCGGTAGGCATGACCTTTGTCATCCTATCTGGCGGGATTGATCTGTCTATGGGATCCGTAGTTGCCTTAGTCACGATGATCTCCGCGGACCTGCTGCGAAAGGATGTGCCACCGGCGGTGGTGATCCCGGTGGTACTTCTTGCAGCTTCCGGTATTGGACTCTTTCAGGGTATCATGATCCAGTTTTTTAAGGTGCAACCCTTTATCGCAACCCTGGCGGGGATGTTCTTTGCCCGGGGAGCTTGCTACCTCATCAGCATAGATACCATCAATATTGAAAATGATTGGTATCGGGATGTTAGCATGGCTGCTATAGAGTTGCCAACCGGCGATTTTATTTCAGTTAACGTCTTGATTTTTGTAGTCTTTGCCATAGTCGGATGGTGGTTACTGCGCTTTACCCGTTTCGGAAGAACCGTTTATGCCATAGGGGGTTCGGAGCAATCGGCCCTACTCATGGGCTTGCCAGTTAATCGAACCAAAGTTTTAATTTATACCTTTAATGGCTTTTGTTCAGGCCTGGCAGGCATTGTGTTTACTTTTTATATGCTTTCCGGGTATGCACTTCACTGCAAGGACCTGCACATGGATGCCATTGCAGCGGTCGTCATGGGCGGAACCCTTTTAACTGGCGGCGTCGGATCCATTGGCGGCTCTATCATGGGGGTTCTGATTCTAGGAACCATCCAGACCATCATCAATTTCCAGGGAACCTTAAGTTCCTGGTGGACCCGAATTGTGGTGGGCATCCTAATATTTGCATTTATATTGATGCAAAGCCTTTTGAATCGGCCTATGAAAGTTACCAATAAGAACAGCAAACAAGAACAAAACGCAGCCTAA